One Coffea arabica cultivar ET-39 chromosome 5c, Coffea Arabica ET-39 HiFi, whole genome shotgun sequence DNA window includes the following coding sequences:
- the LOC113689848 gene encoding WRKY transcription factor 28, with amino-acid sequence MSDHHRNDGYHYGTNSFYHDYMGTGGSTSTFPFFGGGNSLMYNQPSTSQNLAGSSSAYDPTSYMSFTDCLQGTAADYNNLSGAFDMSCNSLPDQSVCPVDNSSADKNTTSLGEAAAGAATTSAENPRTPVSSLSCSSNETGVEEESSKSNTTDLQTKGSEDRDDKSKKLNKPKKKGEKKPREPRFAFLTKSDIDHLEDGYRWRKYGQKAVKNSPFPRSYYRCTSQKCIVKKRVERSFQDPSIVITTYEGQHNHHCPATLRGNAAAMLSPSFLSSNSASLPTFPPEFITHMLPSTSRNYQNPPYYQNFNPQDQQFQLPHDYTNFFQDMNPSFMHKPEP; translated from the exons ATGTCTGATCATCACAGAAATGATGGCTACCATTATGGTACTAACTCTTTTTACCATGATTACATGGGGACGGGAGGGAGTACAAGTACATTTCCCTTTTTCGGTGGTGGTAACTCCTTGATGTATAATCAACCATCTACATCACAAAACTTAGCTGGATCATCATCCGCGTACGATCCCACCTCTTACATGAGCTTCACTGATTGTTTACAAGGAACAGCAGCAGATTACAACAATCTATCGGGGGCTTTCGATATGTCTTGCAATTCATTGCCTGATCAATCTGTTTGTCCGGTAGATAATTCATCAGCAGACAAAAATACTACTTCTCTAGGAGAGGCTGCAGCTGGTGCTGCCACTACCAGTGCTGAAAATCCCAGAACGCCGGTTTCTTCCTTGTCATGTTCTTCAAATGAGACTGGTGTAGAAGAGGAGTCTTCAAAAAGCAACACCACTGATTTGCAGACAAAAGGGAGTGAAGATAGGGATGACAAGTCTAAGAAATT GaataaaccaaaaaagaaaggggaaaaaaagccAAGAGAACCGCGATTCGCGTTCTTGACAAAGAGTGACATTGATCATCTTGAAGATGGATACAGGTGGCGAAAGTATGGACAGAAAGCCGTCAAGAATAGCCCTTTTCCAAG GAGTTACTATAGATGCACAAGTCAGAAATGCATTGTGAAGAAACGAGTTGAAAGATCCTTTCAAGATCCATCAATAGTGATAACTACATATGAAGGCCAGCATAACCATCACTGTCCAGCCACACTCAGAGGAAATGCGGCCGCAATGTTGTCACCTTCTTTTTTATCGTCAAATTCAGCATCATTGCCTACTTTTCCTCCAGAGTTCATAACTCATATGCTTCCCTCAACTAGTAGAAACTACCAAAATCCCCCTTACTATCAAAACTTCAATCCTCAGGATCAGCAATTCCAGCTTCCTCATGATTATACAAACTTTTTTCAAGACATGAACCCTTCATTCATGCACAAACCTGAGCCCTGA